A single region of the Lycium barbarum isolate Lr01 chromosome 2, ASM1917538v2, whole genome shotgun sequence genome encodes:
- the LOC132628556 gene encoding uncharacterized protein LOC132628556 yields MSDSPSSFSGVPCTPTTPSTPDISIGSTSGSSSSSRLVISVVGEKFVPNGHSISKSITETFKERQDATGYSWKDVSESTRKFYWHEFVKLYQWNPSETTVIEHTWGKVASTLYSKKLHRWRKRPRPTFVPEDVWESWKTYWASDNETGGPGTGPSKHTGGSKSTVEHTIKLAIDLRRPANSWDVFKKLHKRKDGSFVDPKSKSINDEMEARVAAAISSSDDSQEVQELDVNSIYLDVVGGEKKRRVYGLGSQALTMYKDYNSATSCNIVTDRAADQERIKLLEEEMLRMKENQERILQEAEVQQRVEKEVSDRFKSMEDRWSHMMSVMGLSSRSSGSTTLPNRDSPNA; encoded by the exons ATGAGTGATTCGCCATCATCATTTTCCGGTGTTCCTTGTACTCCTACTACTCCAAGTACTCCAGATATCTCTATTGGGTCTACTAGCGGCTCATCGTCATCTAGTCGGTTGGTCATCTCAGTTGTAGGAGAAAA GTTTGTTCCTAATGGTCATTCTATTTCGAAGAGCATCACAGAAACATTCAAGGAACGACAAGACGCTACTGGTTACTCATGGAAGGATGTTAGTGAATCGACTCGTAAATTCTATTGGCATGAATTTGTG AAATTATATCAGTGGAACCCTTCTGAGACTACCGTAATCGAACACACCTGGGGTAAAGTGGCATCCACCTTATACTCTAAGAAATTGCACCGTTGGCGAAAACGTCCCAGACCTACTTTTGTTCCAGAAGATGTATGGGAAAGCTGGAAGACATATTGGGCCTCTGACAA TGAGACTGGTGGTCCAGGAACTGGTCCAAGCAAGCATACTGGTGGTTCTAAATCAACAGTGGAGCATACTATAAAATTG GCAATAGACCTACGTCGTCCTGCAAATTCATGGGATGTCTTTAAGAAGCTGCACAAAAGAAAGGATGGCAGCTTTGTTGATCCCAAGTCTAAGAGCATTAAT gatgaaatggaggctagggTGGCTGCTGCTATAAGCTCATCAGATGATTCACAAGAAGTTCAAGAACTCGATGTAAATAGCATATACTTGGATGTTGTGGGTGGAGAGAAAAAACGACGTGTGTATGGATTGGGCTCTCAAGCTTTGACTATGTATAAAGATTATAATTCTGCCACTTCATGCAATATAGTGACTGATCGTGCTGCTGATCAAGAGCGCATCAAATTACTTGAGGAAGAGATGTTGCGAATGAAAGAAAATCAAGAGAGGATTCTTCAAGAGGCGGAAGTGCAACAACGCGTAGAGAAGGAGGTCTCGGATCGGTTTAAGTCTATGGAGGATCGATGGTCTCACATGATGAGCGTGATGGGTTTATCTTCTCGCTCATCTGGTAGTACTACTCTCCCTAACAGGGACTCACCAAATGCTTAA